A part of Oncorhynchus kisutch isolate 150728-3 linkage group LG2, Okis_V2, whole genome shotgun sequence genomic DNA contains:
- the serp2 gene encoding stress-associated endoplasmic reticulum protein 2, whose product MVAKQRIRMANEKHSKNITQRGNVAKTLRPQEEKYPVGPWLLALFVFVVCGSAIFQIIQSIRMGM is encoded by the exons ATGGTAGCAAAACAAAGGATCCGTATGGCAAACGAAAAGCACAGCAAAAACATCACGCAGAGAGGCAACGTTGCAAAGACCCTG CGACCTCAGGAAGAGAAGTACCCCGTGGGGCCGTGGCTCCTGGCTCTGTTCGTCTTCGTCGTCTGTGGATCTG CCATCTTTCAGATCATCCAGAGCATCAGGATGGGAATGTGA